Proteins from a genomic interval of Candidatus Binatota bacterium:
- the lptG gene encoding LPS export ABC transporter permease LptG, which produces MGPDHVVAQPHFCRRCCAAHQQGSARPTAVPAHGELAAVAAAPSKRECRLVNILARYIVKYYLKVFGLCLFASSGLFLVVDFFQRIGDLAAYDPGALALAGYFAFKLPSILAEIYPACSLLAVLLSLGVLARHRETLAMRACGVTTWQVATPMLAASAVITMVALLANLTVVPAATAQSRYINDVSIKKKAFRGFYNVNSLWFQGAEGFFNVDYFDANNRALYGLTLYEAGPEFRLDRIVEIPAARWRNDSWELDQGTVKTFTSAGEILARDLEPGEFTVDITLEELLANRRRPSEFNLAELREQIKLMKARGLNTDGFVVDMYVKAAWPVSGLVMVLLGIPLSLRGRPRGAVARNLGVGLAVGFAYWVTMAVAVSAGRNGGMSPALAAWTANAVFSLVAASLYLGRGLR; this is translated from the coding sequence ATCGGTCCTGATCATGTGGTTGCCCAACCTCATTTTTGCCGTCGGTGCTGTGCTGCTCACCAACAGGGCAGCGCGCGACCGACTGCAGTACCCGCCCATGGCGAGCTGGCCGCGGTTGCTGCGGCGCCGAGCAAAAGGGAATGCCGGCTCGTGAACATCCTCGCCCGCTACATAGTCAAGTATTACCTGAAGGTCTTCGGACTCTGCCTTTTTGCAAGTTCCGGGCTGTTTCTGGTCGTAGATTTTTTCCAACGCATAGGAGACCTCGCCGCCTATGACCCCGGCGCGCTTGCCCTGGCCGGATACTTTGCCTTCAAGCTTCCGAGCATACTGGCCGAAATCTATCCTGCCTGTTCCCTGCTGGCCGTGCTCCTGAGCCTGGGCGTGCTCGCCCGTCACCGCGAGACACTCGCCATGCGGGCCTGCGGCGTGACTACCTGGCAGGTGGCCACCCCCATGCTTGCCGCTTCGGCTGTCATCACCATGGTTGCGCTGCTGGCCAACCTCACCGTGGTGCCCGCCGCGACTGCCCAGTCACGCTACATAAACGACGTGTCGATAAAGAAGAAAGCGTTCCGCGGCTTCTACAACGTCAACTCGCTGTGGTTCCAGGGAGCCGAGGGGTTTTTCAACGTGGACTACTTCGACGCCAACAACCGTGCCCTGTATGGCCTTACCCTGTACGAGGCCGGCCCCGAGTTCCGCCTGGACCGCATAGTGGAAATCCCCGCCGCGCGCTGGCGCAACGACTCGTGGGAGCTCGACCAGGGAACGGTCAAGACCTTCACCTCGGCGGGCGAAATCCTGGCACGGGACCTCGAGCCAGGCGAGTTCACAGTCGACATCACCCTCGAAGAGTTACTGGCCAACCGGCGTCGCCCCTCGGAGTTCAACCTGGCCGAGCTCAGGGAGCAGATAAAATTGATGAAAGCCCGTGGCCTGAACACCGACGGCTTCGTGGTCGATATGTATGTAAAGGCGGCGTGGCCGGTGTCGGGGCTGGTAATGGTGTTGCTGGGCATCCCGCTGTCGTTGCGGGGCCGGCCCCGGGGCGCCGTAGCGCGCAACCTCGGCGTGGGCCTGGCCGTGGGATTTGCCTACTGGGTCACCATGGCTGTCGCTGTATCTGCCGGTCGCAACGGCGGGATGTCGCCAGCGCTGGCAGCCTGGACGGCCAACGCTGTGTTTTCGCTGGTGGCGGCATCCCTCTATCTCGGACGCGGACTGCGCTGA